The following are from one region of the Mesorhizobium sp. B2-8-5 genome:
- a CDS encoding RidA family protein, which yields MTNGQRTGKLGNGAAMALCEKEGRAMPGADEKLAALGIVLPPPLKLPPGMVLPFPWVNVRGDRAYISGHGPQEPDGSLAGPFGAVGESVSLGEARASARKVGLSMLGSLKRELGSLDRITGWCRVHGMVNSALRFAETPAVMNGFSELILEVFGPEIGRHARTAVGVAALPLNFPVEIEAEVMIGW from the coding sequence TTGACGAATGGCCAGCGAACCGGAAAGCTCGGCAACGGCGCCGCAATGGCGCTGTGCGAGAAGGAAGGCCGTGCCATGCCGGGTGCCGACGAAAAGCTTGCCGCGCTCGGCATCGTACTGCCACCGCCGTTGAAACTGCCGCCGGGCATGGTGCTGCCCTTTCCCTGGGTGAATGTGCGCGGCGACCGCGCCTATATCTCCGGCCACGGGCCGCAGGAGCCGGACGGCTCGCTTGCCGGCCCGTTCGGCGCGGTCGGCGAGAGCGTGTCGCTGGGCGAGGCGCGGGCTTCGGCCCGCAAGGTCGGGCTGTCGATGCTCGGCAGCCTCAAACGCGAGCTCGGCAGCCTCGACCGGATCACGGGCTGGTGCCGCGTGCACGGCATGGTCAATTCGGCATTGCGCTTCGCCGAGACGCCGGCGGTGATGAACGGCTTTTCGGAGCTCATCCTCGAGGTCTTCGGCCCTGAGATCGGCCGTCACGCCCGCACCGCCGTCGGCGTTGCCGCCCTGCCCCTGAACTTCCCGGTCGAGATCGAGGCCGAAGTGATGATTGGGTGGTGA
- a CDS encoding MFS transporter yields the protein MADIAETRAAPGSHSAAGALASLSLAMLVSSLGTSIANVALPTLSVAFAASFAAVQWVVLAYLLAITVLIVIVGRLGDLVGRRPLLIVGLALFSAASFAAALAPSLAFLIGARAVQGLGAAVMMALTMAFVGETVPKERTGSAMGLLGTMSAVGTALGPSLGGVLIAILGWRSIFLVNAGLGAVALLAAWRFLPAAMPASEAAGIVRRAMPAGIVRRATGVHGEARGRFDMLGTLLLAATLAAYALSMTMGRGHFGGLNIALLGAAAAGAVLFVVVEAKVASPLVKLALLRDPVLAPSLAMNALVSTVMMATLVVGPFFLSRALGLGDAATGAVLSIGPVVSALCGVIAGRVVDRLGAAAMVTAGLMLMVAGCVALAALPGLFGVAGYAAAIILLTPGYQLFQAANNTAVMADVDRNERGVVSGMLSLSRNLGLVTGTAVMGAVFAFAVGTGNIAAAPPEAVAGGMRFTFAAASMLVVVAAVIAVAGRRSE from the coding sequence ATGGCCGACATCGCCGAAACCCGCGCCGCGCCTGGAAGCCATTCGGCGGCGGGCGCGCTGGCCAGCCTGTCGCTTGCCATGCTCGTCTCCTCGCTCGGCACCAGCATCGCCAATGTCGCGCTGCCGACGCTGAGCGTGGCCTTCGCCGCGTCCTTTGCGGCGGTGCAATGGGTGGTGCTGGCCTATCTGCTCGCTATCACCGTTCTGATCGTCATCGTCGGGCGCCTCGGCGATCTCGTCGGCCGCCGGCCGCTGCTGATTGTTGGCCTGGCGCTGTTCAGCGCCGCCTCGTTTGCCGCCGCGCTCGCGCCGTCGCTGGCCTTTCTGATCGGCGCCCGCGCCGTGCAAGGCCTGGGCGCGGCGGTGATGATGGCGCTGACGATGGCTTTCGTCGGCGAGACGGTGCCGAAGGAACGCACCGGCAGCGCCATGGGTCTGCTCGGCACCATGTCGGCGGTCGGCACGGCACTGGGGCCTTCGCTTGGCGGCGTGCTGATCGCCATTCTCGGCTGGCGCTCGATCTTCCTCGTCAACGCCGGGCTCGGCGCCGTCGCGCTGCTCGCCGCCTGGCGCTTCCTTCCAGCGGCGATGCCCGCCAGCGAAGCGGCTGGCATCGTCCGCCGAGCGATGCCAGCCGGCATCGTCCGACGAGCGACAGGTGTCCATGGCGAGGCGAGGGGTCGTTTCGATATGCTGGGCACGCTGCTGCTTGCCGCCACGCTTGCCGCCTATGCGTTGTCCATGACCATGGGGCGCGGCCATTTCGGCGGCCTGAACATCGCGCTGCTTGGCGCGGCCGCGGCTGGCGCGGTGCTGTTCGTTGTCGTTGAGGCCAAGGTGGCATCACCCCTGGTCAAGCTCGCGCTGTTGCGCGACCCGGTGCTGGCGCCGAGCCTCGCCATGAACGCGCTGGTTTCGACGGTGATGATGGCGACGCTGGTCGTCGGCCCGTTCTTCCTGTCGCGCGCCTTGGGCCTCGGCGACGCGGCAACCGGGGCCGTGCTGTCGATCGGGCCTGTCGTCTCGGCACTGTGCGGCGTCATTGCCGGGCGCGTCGTCGACCGCCTCGGCGCGGCGGCGATGGTCACCGCCGGGCTGATGCTGATGGTCGCCGGCTGCGTCGCGCTGGCCGCCCTGCCAGGCCTCTTCGGCGTTGCCGGCTACGCGGCGGCGATCATACTGCTCACTCCGGGCTACCAGCTCTTCCAGGCGGCCAACAACACAGCCGTCATGGCCGATGTCGACAGGAACGAGCGCGGCGTGGTGTCGGGCATGCTCAGCCTGTCGCGCAATCTCGGTCTCGTCACCGGCACGGCGGTGATGGGCGCGGTGTTCGCCTTCGCCGTGGGGACGGGGAACATCGCGGCGGCGCCGCCTGAGGCGGTTGCCGGCGGAATGCGGTTCACCTTCGCCGCGGCGTCGATGCTGGTGGTGGTCGCAGCGGTGATTGCGGTGGCTGGACGAAGGAGCGAGTGA
- a CDS encoding alkylphosphonate utilization protein has product MTDLIVKDSNGTPLKDGDSVILIKDLKVKGTSETIKRGTLVKNIRLNGNPGEIECNTKQVKGLVLKTEFLKKA; this is encoded by the coding sequence ATGACGGACCTTATCGTAAAAGACAGCAACGGCACGCCGCTGAAAGACGGCGACTCCGTGATCCTCATCAAGGACCTCAAGGTCAAGGGCACGTCGGAAACGATCAAGCGCGGCACGCTGGTGAAGAACATCCGGCTCAACGGCAATCCCGGCGAGATCGAATGCAACACCAAGCAGGTCAAGGGCCTGGTGCTGAAGACAGAGTTCCTGAAGAAGGCGTGA
- a CDS encoding LysR family transcriptional regulator translates to MSRPDLNLLVTLDVLLAEGSVAKAARRLKLSPSAMSRALARLRETTGDPLLVRAGRGLVPTPRAIELGAEVGRLVTEAEAVLRPAERLELARLDRSFTLRNSDGFVENFGPALLARVAEEAPGVQLRFVPKPDKDSGPMRGGAVDLETGVVGGSTGPEIRAQALFRDRFVGVARAGHPLSEGRITAARFAAGRHILISRRGLDRGPVDDALERAELTRKVTTVVGGFAEALALARGSDLIATVPERYTGTLREGLFTFTLPVKLAALTISLLWHPRLDADPAHRWLRGLVKEVCRLSSPSFHHGEEPLP, encoded by the coding sequence ATGTCGCGACCCGATCTCAACCTGCTCGTCACGCTGGATGTGCTGCTTGCCGAAGGCAGTGTCGCCAAGGCCGCGCGGCGCCTGAAGCTTAGCCCCTCGGCGATGAGCCGGGCGCTGGCGAGGCTGCGCGAGACAACCGGCGACCCGCTTCTGGTGCGCGCCGGACGCGGCCTGGTGCCGACGCCGCGCGCCATCGAGCTGGGCGCCGAGGTCGGCCGGCTGGTGACGGAAGCTGAAGCGGTGCTGCGGCCGGCCGAGCGGCTCGAGCTTGCGCGGCTCGACCGCAGTTTCACTCTCCGCAACAGCGATGGTTTCGTCGAGAATTTCGGTCCGGCGCTGCTGGCCCGCGTGGCCGAGGAGGCGCCGGGCGTGCAATTGCGCTTCGTGCCCAAGCCCGACAAGGACAGCGGCCCGATGCGCGGGGGCGCGGTCGATCTGGAGACCGGCGTGGTCGGCGGCTCGACCGGACCCGAGATACGCGCGCAGGCGCTGTTCCGCGACCGCTTCGTCGGCGTCGCGCGCGCTGGCCATCCTTTGAGCGAAGGCCGCATCACCGCCGCCCGCTTCGCCGCCGGCCGACACATATTGATCTCGCGCCGCGGCCTCGACCGCGGCCCGGTGGACGACGCCTTGGAACGCGCCGAGCTGACGCGGAAAGTCACGACCGTGGTCGGCGGCTTTGCCGAGGCGCTGGCGCTGGCACGCGGCTCCGACCTCATCGCCACCGTGCCGGAGCGCTATACCGGCACCCTGCGCGAGGGCCTGTTCACCTTCACGCTGCCGGTGAAGCTCGCCGCGCTGACGATCTCGCTCTTGTGGCACCCGAGGCTCGATGCCGATCCGGCGCATCGCTGGCTGCGCGGGCTGGTGAAAGAGGTGTGCCGCCTTTCCTCTCCCTCCTTTCACCACGGCGAGGAACCCTTGCCCTGA
- a CDS encoding slipin family protein: MNPITLFLTAVFALIGAGVGALAGPWAGGPFFVIAALIAASLKMANTWQRFVVLRAGNLLGVRGPGLFMIVPVLDNVVAVIDQRIQTTAFNAEEALTRDTVPVNVDAVIFWHVHDARQAALEITNYREAIDRVAQTSLREMIGSSMLSSLLADRQAADAHLRDVIGAKTAQWGITVMSVEIRDVAIPVALQDAMSRQAQAEREKEARVILGSAEAEVAAKFVEAATTYADHPAALQLRAMNIIYETTKERGATILIPTGLVDSLNPAAALVQAGVLKSAA; encoded by the coding sequence ATGAATCCGATCACCCTTTTCCTCACCGCTGTCTTTGCGCTCATCGGCGCCGGCGTCGGCGCGCTTGCCGGGCCATGGGCGGGCGGGCCGTTCTTCGTCATCGCGGCGCTGATCGCCGCCTCGCTGAAGATGGCCAACACCTGGCAGCGCTTCGTCGTGCTGCGCGCCGGCAATCTGCTGGGTGTGCGCGGTCCCGGCCTGTTCATGATCGTCCCGGTCCTCGACAATGTCGTGGCGGTCATCGACCAGCGCATCCAGACCACCGCCTTCAACGCCGAGGAGGCGCTGACCAGGGATACCGTGCCGGTGAATGTCGACGCCGTCATCTTCTGGCACGTCCATGACGCGCGCCAGGCGGCGCTGGAAATCACCAACTACCGCGAGGCGATCGACCGCGTGGCGCAGACCTCGCTGCGCGAGATGATCGGTTCCTCGATGCTCTCCTCGCTGCTTGCCGACCGCCAGGCCGCCGACGCGCATCTGCGCGACGTCATCGGCGCCAAGACGGCCCAATGGGGCATCACCGTGATGTCGGTCGAGATCCGCGACGTCGCCATCCCCGTGGCGCTGCAGGACGCCATGTCGCGCCAGGCACAGGCCGAGCGGGAGAAGGAAGCGCGCGTCATCCTGGGCTCAGCCGAGGCCGAAGTCGCGGCCAAGTTCGTCGAGGCCGCCACCACCTATGCCGATCATCCGGCGGCGCTGCAACTGCGCGCCATGAACATCATCTATGAGACGACCAAGGAGCGAGGCGCCACCATCCTGATCCCGACCGGGTTGGTGGACAGCCTCAACCCAGCAGCGGCACTGGTTCAGGCCGGCGTGCTGAAAAGCGCAGCGTAG